From a region of the Pristis pectinata isolate sPriPec2 chromosome 2, sPriPec2.1.pri, whole genome shotgun sequence genome:
- the LOC127587007 gene encoding interleukin-8-like: MNSRVLLTIVTLFVLYVASTQAASLGNSRVSLRCQCINTNSKFIHPKRMKNIEIIPSGPHCSQTEIIAILKNDSLVCLNPEAYWVKKIIEMITNSSKKADETQS, from the exons GAACAGCCGAGTTCTTCTCACCATCGTAACCCTGTTTGTACTATATGTGGCTTCCACACAAG CTGCATCTCTTGGGAATTCAAGAGTGAGCCTGCGCTGCCAGTGCATCAATACAAATTCCAAATTTATCCATCCCAAGCGCATGAAGAATATTGAAATTATTCCAAGTGGTCCACACTGCTCTCAAACTGAAATCAT TGCAATCCTTAAAAATGATTCCTTGGTGTGTTTGAACCCTGAAGCCTATTGGGTGAAGAAAATCATTGAAATGATAACCAACAG TTCCAAGAAAGCTGATGAAACTCAATCATAG